From the Thermovirga lienii DSM 17291 genome, one window contains:
- a CDS encoding signal transduction histidine kinase, LytS (PFAM: Histidine kinase; Histidine kinase-, DNA gyrase B-, and HSP90-like ATPase; Predicted histidine kinase sensor domain~COGs: COG3275 Putative regulator of cell autolysis~InterPro IPR018771: IPR010559: IPR003594: IPR005467~KEGG: cpf:CPF_1171 sensor histidine kinase~PFAM: Transcription regulator,histidine kinase sensor-like; histidine kinase internal region; ATP-binding region ATPase domain protein~SPTR: Histidine kinase) → MYREGTLEWWRYVVDVDALEGIVENFAVSNNYAAILTTPEGTPVTKPCNFSNFCRIMRSMDGGKRCRKSDAEGGRKAITSGDVKIYTCHAGLIDMAVPIMLSEDKTVGILLMGQVKLREYTNKEVQELAARFWRFDYGERKKLIESFLKIPVVDEEQLRRSAMLLKLVASHIVTICEKHLSERKFLEKGITIMKRKVNKEALERNLKQAQVRSLQNKLNPHFIFNTLNVISRLAMFEGAKQTQELTIKFAEYLRYVLGKQKRGNFVMLKDELDCVRCFLDIYKSRFGERLSFEIEAEPETLDVFVPFMLLQPVVENAVVHGVEPSVKPACVTIKSCIRDDLLYLTVKDDGVGCDTEKLKKGLGLSNLEEKVRLYFKEKADIAFKSTPNEGTEVQIVIPIIKEGER, encoded by the coding sequence ATGTACAGAGAGGGAACTTTAGAGTGGTGGAGGTACGTTGTAGATGTCGATGCCCTTGAGGGGATCGTAGAGAATTTTGCTGTGTCCAATAACTATGCCGCCATATTGACTACGCCGGAAGGGACACCTGTCACTAAACCCTGTAATTTCTCAAATTTCTGTAGAATAATGAGATCCATGGATGGAGGAAAAAGGTGTCGCAAAAGCGACGCGGAAGGCGGCAGAAAGGCCATAACCTCTGGAGATGTGAAGATATATACCTGCCATGCCGGGTTGATAGACATGGCGGTTCCCATAATGCTGAGCGAGGATAAGACCGTTGGCATATTGTTAATGGGGCAGGTTAAGCTTAGAGAATACACCAATAAAGAAGTTCAAGAGCTAGCTGCTAGGTTTTGGCGTTTTGACTACGGGGAACGGAAGAAACTAATAGAAAGTTTCCTTAAGATACCTGTTGTAGATGAAGAACAGCTCAGAAGAAGCGCCATGCTTTTGAAGCTAGTGGCTTCCCACATAGTGACTATATGTGAGAAACACTTGTCCGAGAGAAAGTTCCTGGAAAAAGGGATAACCATAATGAAGAGAAAAGTGAACAAGGAAGCCCTCGAAAGGAACTTGAAACAGGCCCAGGTCAGGTCTTTGCAAAACAAGTTAAACCCGCACTTTATCTTTAACACCCTGAACGTGATCTCTCGTTTGGCTATGTTTGAGGGGGCCAAGCAGACCCAGGAGCTGACGATAAAATTTGCCGAGTATTTACGCTACGTCTTAGGAAAGCAAAAACGTGGGAATTTCGTCATGCTGAAGGACGAGCTGGATTGTGTCAGGTGTTTCTTGGATATATATAAATCCAGGTTTGGGGAGAGGCTATCCTTTGAGATAGAGGCAGAGCCCGAGACGTTGGACGTCTTTGTCCCGTTCATGCTTTTGCAGCCGGTGGTGGAAAATGCCGTAGTTCATGGTGTGGAACCATCTGTAAAACCTGCTTGCGTTACTATAAAAAGTTGCATAAGGGATGACCTTTTATACCTAACCGTAAAGGACGACGGGGTAGGATGTGACACAGAAAAGCTCAAAAAGGGGCTTGGACTCAGTAATCTAGAAGAAAAAGTGAGGTTATATTTCAAAGAGAAGGCTGACATAGCCTTCAAAAGCACCCCAAACGAAGGGACAGAGGTTCAGATAGTGATCCCTATAATCAAGGAAGGGGAAAGATGA
- a CDS encoding two component transcriptional regulator, AraC family (PFAM: Response regulator receiver domain; Bacterial regulatory helix-turn-helix proteins, AraC family~COGs: COG4753 Response regulator containing CheY-like receiver domain and AraC-type DNA-binding domain~InterPro IPR001789: IPR018060: IPR018062: IPR000005~KEGG: tjr:TherJR_0615 two component transcriptional regulator, AraC family~PFAM: response regulator receiver; helix-turn-helix- domain containing protein AraC type~SMART: Helix-turn-helix, AraC domain; response regulator receiver~SPTR: Two component transcriptional regulator, AraC family) — protein sequence MTSKKLSKYKLLIVEDEPIESKAVRFVLGKAFGNLFEVKEANDIFSFEEIALNWLPDIVLLDIRVPGGNGLSQLKKLREEGFGGEVIVTTAYDVFEYAQEAVELGVSSFLVKPVSDGKLVEAINSVVKTIEDKKQAFAESDKIKDFVSRNKGIFVYAALQDLVKHNRLDKDIEMVFSALKLPPVNPCVVLGVACFSSFDPAGGGLIHFWRELEGVFEDGVVVPWGDFCFLVMVPALQGRESVSFEDMGLKLLGHLSSRGLKSNVICGGYIADLRKMPKVISQLEEVVEESLFKGFGQVVLCDDSAEKKENETDPLALESDGHKSFNYLVDGFLKNDSKLVADSIEAINSFAGEIALKNLGMAKMIALGILGQLLRLFIELKCDFSMMREWANKQILNFLGASNPKELNKAFSQAILSSWTIRNSAADESAIIVQQVLSYIRSHYEDVTLQSAADYANVSPSYLSRLFKKSLNKRFIDVVKEEKIERAKILLSQGLSVRDTALMVGYGNINYFSILFKQLTGESPSEYAKRHSY from the coding sequence ATGACTTCCAAAAAACTCAGCAAGTACAAACTTTTGATAGTTGAAGACGAACCAATAGAGAGCAAGGCTGTAAGGTTTGTGTTGGGAAAAGCCTTTGGTAACCTGTTTGAGGTCAAGGAAGCCAACGATATTTTTTCTTTTGAAGAAATAGCGCTTAACTGGCTGCCAGATATAGTTCTGTTGGATATTCGGGTCCCAGGCGGCAATGGGTTATCTCAACTTAAGAAGTTGAGGGAAGAGGGCTTTGGCGGAGAGGTCATAGTCACTACTGCTTACGATGTCTTTGAATATGCCCAGGAAGCGGTAGAGTTAGGTGTGAGCTCTTTTTTGGTCAAGCCTGTTTCGGACGGCAAGCTTGTCGAGGCGATAAATAGTGTCGTCAAGACCATAGAAGATAAGAAACAAGCTTTTGCTGAGAGCGACAAGATAAAGGATTTCGTTTCGAGAAATAAAGGAATTTTCGTATATGCAGCTTTGCAGGATCTGGTCAAACACAACAGGCTCGACAAAGACATAGAGATGGTCTTTTCCGCCCTCAAACTACCTCCTGTAAACCCCTGTGTGGTTTTAGGTGTTGCGTGCTTCAGCAGTTTTGACCCTGCGGGAGGCGGTTTAATTCATTTTTGGCGAGAGTTGGAAGGGGTCTTTGAGGACGGAGTTGTTGTGCCGTGGGGAGATTTTTGCTTCTTAGTGATGGTGCCCGCCCTGCAGGGAAGAGAAAGCGTGTCCTTTGAAGATATGGGGCTGAAGCTTCTTGGGCATCTTTCCTCTAGAGGCCTTAAATCTAATGTCATATGTGGTGGATATATCGCCGATTTGCGTAAGATGCCGAAAGTTATATCCCAGCTGGAGGAGGTCGTAGAGGAGAGCCTTTTTAAGGGTTTTGGGCAGGTTGTATTGTGCGATGATTCAGCGGAGAAAAAAGAAAATGAAACCGATCCACTAGCCCTCGAAAGTGATGGGCACAAGTCTTTCAACTATCTAGTAGATGGCTTTCTTAAAAACGACAGCAAGCTGGTTGCCGATAGCATTGAGGCCATAAATTCTTTTGCGGGAGAAATCGCGCTGAAGAATCTTGGGATGGCCAAGATGATTGCTTTGGGAATCTTGGGGCAGCTTCTGAGGTTGTTCATAGAGCTAAAGTGCGATTTTTCCATGATGAGAGAGTGGGCGAATAAGCAGATTCTAAATTTTCTCGGCGCTTCCAACCCTAAAGAGCTGAACAAGGCTTTCTCTCAGGCGATATTGAGTTCCTGGACGATCAGGAACAGCGCAGCGGATGAGTCGGCTATCATAGTGCAGCAGGTTCTGTCCTACATAAGGTCCCATTATGAGGACGTCACACTGCAAAGTGCCGCAGATTATGCCAACGTCAGCCCATCATATTTGAGCAGGCTCTTTAAAAAATCTCTCAATAAGAGGTTCATAGATGTGGTAAAAGAAGAAAAAATAGAAAGAGCAAAGATATTGCTTTCTCAAGGCCTGTCTGTCAGGGACACCGCTTTGATGGTAGGATATGGGAACATAAATTACTTCAGCATCCTTTTCAAGCAGCTTACCGGCGAAAGCCCCTCGGAGTACGCTAAGAGGCACTCTTATTAA
- a CDS encoding microcompartments protein (PFAM: BMC domain~COGs: COG4810 Ethanolamine utilization protein~InterPro IPR000249: IPR009307~KEGG: tai:Taci_0087 microcompartments protein~PFAM: microcompartments protein~SPTR: Ethanolamine utilization protein EutS), producing MEKARVIQEYVPGKQITLAHIIRNPRKELCEKIGIDHQGAIGILTITPGEGSIIAADIASKSASVRVEFVDRFTGCLLISGDVSSVENSLRSIVAFFGSKLLFSSTEVTFS from the coding sequence GTGGAGAAAGCCAGGGTCATTCAAGAATATGTTCCAGGCAAGCAGATTACTCTTGCCCATATCATAAGGAACCCGCGCAAAGAGCTGTGCGAGAAGATAGGGATTGATCATCAAGGTGCGATAGGCATACTCACCATTACCCCTGGCGAAGGATCAATTATAGCCGCAGACATTGCCTCCAAGTCAGCCTCGGTGCGAGTAGAGTTCGTCGACCGCTTTACAGGTTGTCTTTTGATCAGCGGTGATGTCTCTTCAGTCGAAAATTCCCTCCGAAGCATAGTGGCCTTTTTCGGGTCGAAGCTTCTTTTCTCTTCTACAGAGGTGACCTTCTCATGA
- a CDS encoding Miro domain protein (PFAM: Ethanolamine utilisation - propanediol utilisation~TIGRFAM: ethanolamine utilization protein, EutP~COGs: COG4917 Ethanolamine utilization protein~InterPro IPR013684: IPR012381~KEGG: tai:Taci_0086 ethanolamine utilization protein-like protein~PFAM: Miro domain protein~SPTR: Ethanolamine utilization protein, EutP) has protein sequence MTRRVMVVGRTGVGKTTLLEKLGLLNSAVKKTESVEFAPQFIDTPGEFMEMSRFYHALITSSTKADVVLLVVDASNPGQLPPGISKAFAAPVLGCVNKIDLLCGDCEEKVDNARKKLLEAGVEEVYAVSAKEGIGVRELKEKIEEILWRCA, from the coding sequence ATGACGAGAAGGGTGATGGTTGTGGGAAGAACTGGTGTAGGGAAGACTACTCTTCTGGAAAAGTTGGGGCTTTTGAACTCGGCGGTCAAGAAAACCGAAAGCGTTGAGTTCGCTCCTCAGTTCATAGACACTCCCGGTGAATTTATGGAAATGTCCAGATTCTATCATGCCCTCATCACTTCCTCCACTAAGGCCGATGTCGTCTTGCTGGTAGTTGATGCTTCCAATCCTGGACAGCTACCTCCAGGCATATCCAAGGCTTTCGCTGCCCCTGTTTTGGGGTGTGTTAACAAGATAGACCTTTTGTGTGGCGATTGTGAGGAAAAAGTTGATAATGCCCGGAAAAAGTTGTTGGAAGCTGGGGTTGAGGAGGTGTATGCCGTATCTGCCAAAGAAGGGATAGGAGTAAGGGAACTCAAGGAAAAAATAGAAGAAATTTTATGGAGGTGCGCATGA
- a CDS encoding microcompartments protein (PFAM: BMC domain~COGs: COG4577 Carbon dioxide concentrating mechanism/carboxysome shell protein~InterPro IPR020808: IPR000249~KEGG: tex:Teth514_1955 microcompartments protein~PFAM: microcompartments protein~SPTR: Microcompartments protein), whose amino-acid sequence MNGEALGLIETRGLVGCIEAADAMVKAANVRLVGYEKIGSGYVTVMVRGDVGAVKAAVDAGLAAAKKVGEVVSVHVIPRPHSDTEKILPKLD is encoded by the coding sequence ATGAACGGAGAAGCTTTGGGTTTGATTGAGACCAGAGGGTTAGTGGGTTGTATCGAGGCTGCAGATGCCATGGTGAAAGCCGCAAACGTTAGACTGGTCGGCTACGAGAAGATTGGCTCTGGTTACGTCACCGTGATGGTCAGGGGAGATGTTGGAGCTGTAAAGGCCGCAGTTGACGCGGGACTTGCTGCAGCCAAAAAGGTTGGAGAAGTTGTTTCTGTACATGTAATCCCAAGGCCGCATTCTGACACGGAAAAGATCCTTCCCAAGTTGGACTAA
- a CDS encoding microcompartments protein (PFAM: BMC domain~COGs: COG4816 Ethanolamine utilization protein~InterPro IPR000249: IPR009193~KEGG: tex:Teth514_1954 microcompartments protein~PFAM: microcompartments protein~SPTR: Microcompartments protein) codes for MDQELMGKVMEEVMKRLSVAEEPKKKESPAPASCCEALSAAGVTEFVGTAMGDTIGLVIANLESRILEKFGWDPKYRSIGIISDRVGAGPQIMAADEAVKATNTEVVLLELPRDTKGGAGHGCLILLGAEDVSDARRAVEVALKDLERTFGDVYANDAGHLEFQYTARASYACNKAFGAPLGKAFGLIVGAPAGIGVVMTDAALKAAEVEMLFYSTPTNGNTYTNEVVMGVTGDSGAVRQSLIAAREVGLKLLGAFGEPPKSLTKPYI; via the coding sequence ATGGACCAGGAATTGATGGGAAAAGTGATGGAAGAAGTAATGAAGAGGCTTTCCGTTGCGGAAGAGCCCAAGAAGAAAGAAAGCCCAGCTCCAGCTTCATGTTGTGAAGCATTGTCGGCGGCTGGGGTTACAGAGTTTGTCGGTACAGCTATGGGCGATACCATCGGGCTTGTTATAGCCAACCTTGAGAGCCGCATTCTTGAGAAGTTTGGTTGGGATCCGAAATACAGGTCCATAGGGATCATCTCCGACCGCGTAGGTGCAGGCCCTCAGATAATGGCAGCTGACGAGGCGGTTAAAGCCACCAACACCGAAGTGGTGCTTTTGGAGCTTCCAAGAGACACCAAAGGAGGGGCAGGCCACGGCTGTTTGATCCTCCTTGGCGCAGAAGACGTTTCCGATGCTCGCAGGGCTGTGGAAGTGGCCCTTAAAGACCTTGAGAGGACCTTCGGCGACGTCTATGCCAACGATGCCGGACACCTGGAGTTTCAGTATACCGCCAGGGCGAGCTACGCATGCAATAAGGCCTTTGGAGCCCCCCTTGGTAAGGCTTTTGGCCTTATCGTAGGTGCCCCTGCCGGAATAGGTGTGGTCATGACCGATGCAGCTTTGAAGGCTGCAGAGGTGGAGATGCTCTTCTACAGCACGCCCACCAATGGCAATACCTATACCAATGAGGTTGTAATGGGCGTCACCGGCGATTCGGGGGCTGTAAGGCAGTCATTGATCGCGGCCCGCGAAGTGGGTCTCAAGTTGTTAGGAGCATTTGGTGAGCCTCCCAAATCTCTTACCAAACCATACATCTAA
- a CDS encoding Glycerol dehydratase (PFAM: Dehydratase large subunit~COGs: COG4909 Propanediol dehydratase large subunit~InterPro IPR003206~KEGG: tex:Teth514_1953 glycerol dehydratase~PFAM: dehydratase large subunit~PRIAM: Glycerol dehydratase~SPTR: Glycerol dehydratase): MAEKKRSKRFQTLENRPVHKDGFIGEWIETGLIAMGSPNDPTPSVKVSDGKIVEMDGKRREDFDMIDQFIADYAIDVSITEEAMAKSDVELARMLVDINTPAEEVRKVFGGLTPAKLASVVDKLNIVEIMMAMQKMRVRQTPKNQAHVTSATDNPVMLACDAAEAAYRGFAEIETTVAVFKYGPLNALSLLVGSQVGRPGVLTQDALEESFELEIGMRGLTAYAETVSVYGTESVFVDGDDTPWSKAFLASCYASRGIKMRFTSGTGSEVQMGAAEGKSMLYLEARCILITKGAGVQGLQNGSISCIGVPGAVPSGLRAVAAENLLTMAMGMEVASGNDQTFSHSDLRRTARTIPQFFPGTDLIFSGYSAVPNCDNMFAGSNWDIEDIDDYLALQRDFKVDGGVRPVLEEDVIAVRNKAARALQAVYEELGFPPITDEEVEAATYANTSKDVPPRNIPEDLKAADRIMKEGITGVDVIKALAKRGYRDVAEAILMMMKQRISGDYLQTSAWIDENGYVWSAINDPNTYQGPMTGYQMSPERWEEIKNIPWAIRAEDV; the protein is encoded by the coding sequence ATGGCGGAAAAGAAAAGAAGTAAGCGTTTTCAGACCTTAGAGAACAGGCCGGTCCACAAGGATGGGTTTATAGGGGAATGGATAGAAACTGGTTTGATCGCCATGGGAAGCCCCAACGACCCAACACCCTCCGTCAAGGTTAGCGACGGAAAAATAGTGGAAATGGACGGCAAAAGACGAGAAGACTTTGACATGATAGACCAGTTCATAGCAGATTACGCCATAGATGTCTCCATAACAGAAGAGGCTATGGCAAAGTCAGATGTGGAACTTGCAAGAATGCTCGTCGATATAAACACTCCAGCTGAAGAAGTCAGAAAGGTCTTTGGAGGACTGACGCCTGCGAAACTAGCATCGGTAGTAGATAAGCTGAACATAGTTGAAATAATGATGGCCATGCAGAAGATGCGGGTCAGGCAGACGCCGAAAAACCAGGCTCACGTCACTAGCGCTACAGACAACCCCGTGATGCTGGCCTGCGACGCTGCAGAAGCAGCTTACAGAGGATTTGCCGAGATAGAGACCACGGTTGCCGTGTTTAAGTACGGTCCTCTTAACGCTCTATCTTTGTTGGTTGGGTCCCAGGTTGGCCGTCCCGGAGTGTTGACTCAGGATGCACTGGAAGAATCCTTTGAGCTTGAGATAGGCATGAGAGGTCTTACGGCCTACGCGGAGACCGTCTCTGTCTATGGTACGGAGAGCGTATTTGTAGATGGCGACGATACGCCGTGGTCGAAGGCCTTTTTGGCTTCGTGCTACGCCAGCAGGGGCATAAAGATGAGGTTCACCAGCGGTACAGGAAGTGAAGTCCAGATGGGAGCCGCAGAGGGCAAGAGCATGCTTTACCTGGAAGCCCGCTGCATCCTTATAACCAAGGGTGCGGGAGTCCAGGGGCTGCAGAACGGCTCCATTTCCTGCATAGGTGTTCCAGGCGCTGTCCCGAGCGGCCTTAGAGCTGTAGCTGCGGAGAACCTTTTGACCATGGCTATGGGCATGGAGGTCGCTTCTGGTAACGACCAAACCTTCTCGCACTCTGACCTGCGCCGCACAGCAAGGACCATACCTCAGTTCTTCCCCGGAACGGACCTTATCTTCTCAGGATATTCTGCTGTTCCCAACTGCGACAACATGTTTGCCGGGTCCAACTGGGACATAGAGGACATAGACGATTACCTTGCCCTGCAGCGAGATTTCAAGGTAGACGGTGGCGTTCGCCCTGTGTTGGAGGAAGACGTAATTGCGGTGAGGAACAAGGCAGCGAGGGCCCTTCAGGCCGTTTACGAGGAACTTGGGTTCCCCCCGATCACCGATGAAGAAGTGGAAGCAGCCACTTATGCCAACACCAGCAAGGATGTCCCACCAAGGAATATTCCAGAGGACCTGAAAGCTGCTGACAGGATCATGAAAGAGGGAATAACCGGTGTGGACGTTATAAAGGCGTTGGCTAAACGGGGTTACAGGGATGTAGCGGAAGCCATTTTGATGATGATGAAGCAGCGCATCTCTGGGGACTATCTCCAGACCTCTGCTTGGATCGATGAAAACGGCTACGTTTGGAGCGCGATCAACGATCCTAACACTTATCAAGGACCTATGACAGGTTATCAGATGAGCCCTGAGCGTTGGGAAGAGATAAAGAATATTCCTTGGGCGATAAGGGCAGAGGACGTTTAA
- a CDS encoding dehydratase medium subunit (PFAM: Dehydratase medium subunit~InterPro IPR003208~KEGG: dal:Dalk_4998 dehydratase medium subunit~PFAM: dehydratase medium subunit~SPTR: Glycerol dehydratase, medium subunit) — protein sequence MVSLNEEVIRKVIAEVLAEMAPSSPTAKKAESLSVPKAASSMRLVEKGKAEKSSDPKDVVIGISPGFGVGFNETIVGTPHSEVLRQLMAGIEEEGLKPRIVRVLHTCDVAFIGKKAAELAGSGIGIGVLSRGTAVIHQKDLPPLGNLELFPQSPLLDPETFRAIGRNAAKYAKGESPVPVPTKNDPMARPRYQGLAALLHNKEMRFVDPKKGPVEIEVAVDR from the coding sequence ATGGTTTCTCTGAATGAAGAAGTTATTCGCAAGGTCATAGCTGAAGTTTTAGCTGAAATGGCTCCTTCCTCTCCAACAGCGAAAAAGGCAGAAAGCCTTTCGGTGCCTAAAGCTGCTTCGTCCATGAGACTGGTGGAGAAGGGCAAGGCTGAAAAAAGTTCCGACCCTAAGGATGTGGTCATTGGCATCTCTCCAGGGTTTGGAGTTGGTTTTAACGAGACTATAGTTGGCACCCCGCACTCTGAAGTGTTAAGGCAGCTTATGGCGGGAATAGAGGAAGAGGGGCTGAAGCCGAGGATAGTAAGGGTGCTGCATACCTGTGATGTGGCTTTTATAGGCAAGAAAGCGGCGGAGCTTGCCGGGTCTGGTATAGGTATAGGGGTGCTTTCCAGAGGAACGGCAGTCATTCACCAAAAGGACCTGCCTCCCCTTGGAAACCTGGAGCTATTCCCTCAGTCGCCGCTTTTGGATCCTGAGACGTTCCGTGCAATAGGCCGTAACGCTGCAAAGTATGCCAAAGGCGAGAGTCCCGTGCCTGTTCCCACCAAGAACGATCCTATGGCGAGACCTCGCTACCAAGGTTTGGCAGCCCTTCTACACAACAAGGAGATGCGGTTTGTCGATCCTAAAAAGGGTCCGGTAGAAATTGAAGTTGCCGTTGATAGATGA
- a CDS encoding dehydratase small subunit (PFAM: Dehydratase small subunit~COGs: COG4910 Propanediol dehydratase small subunit~InterPro IPR003207~KEGG: tjr:TherJR_0620 dehydratase small subunit~PFAM: dehydratase small subunit~SPTR: Propanediol utilization: dehydratase, small subunit), which translates to MAMELNEQLIAELVRKTLKEVMGSANAPTDATPTGEKSKNNLKVEDYPLASKRPELLKTPTGKAIEDVNLDNLLSGKVGFEDLRITPEALEYQAQIAEAAGKEQVAMNLRRSAELIKVPDKRLLEIYNALRPRRSTKQELLDIADELESKYNAVVNARMVREAADVYERRGLLKSA; encoded by the coding sequence ATGGCTATGGAGTTGAATGAACAGCTTATAGCGGAGCTTGTGAGAAAGACATTGAAAGAGGTCATGGGATCGGCTAATGCTCCTACAGATGCTACCCCTACGGGTGAAAAGAGCAAAAACAACCTGAAGGTAGAGGATTATCCTCTTGCTTCTAAAAGGCCAGAGCTTCTAAAGACGCCTACAGGCAAAGCTATTGAAGACGTAAATTTGGATAACCTTTTGAGCGGCAAGGTGGGCTTTGAAGATTTGCGTATTACTCCTGAGGCTCTGGAGTATCAGGCCCAGATCGCTGAAGCTGCTGGCAAGGAGCAGGTCGCAATGAACCTGAGAAGGTCTGCAGAGCTTATAAAGGTCCCCGATAAGAGGTTGCTGGAGATATATAACGCCCTGCGACCCCGCAGGTCCACGAAGCAGGAACTTTTAGACATAGCTGATGAGCTGGAGAGCAAGTACAACGCAGTGGTTAACGCCAGGATGGTTAGAGAAGCTGCGGACGTATATGAGCGCAGGGGATTACTGAAGAGCGCCTAA